The sequence TCATAAGTTGACATAAGCATTTTGTTTGATCTGTcctagtttttgttgttttagttgttttaaatttgtttttaattgtttgcttgccttattgtattgttttattattattgctcaACTACTATgcacttcatttaattttagatgTGTTTTAGTTTGGAAAGCACTTTGAGCAGAATGAACTTGACGACTTGAAAATAGTAAGCGAGGTATAATATACTTTGTTCTTAATttaacaattagcacctttacatatAACAAGGGAGGTGTCCTCTCCTAAACATAACGGTGGAATAAAAAGTAGTGAATATCTACATGAAACACCCTCTGCACAGTACCAATTAAAATTCCACTTGAACCATTCAGGGTGCTACACTGTCTGCATATTTTTGGATGCTAGCATGTGCACTCATGTTCACAACAGACACAAAgaatagcaaaaaataaaaataatgagtgCTCTGCATGTAGCTGGAGTGGTAACAGTATTGAAATGGAAGcagttgttttttctgttattgcTGAAGCAATAGTGAGcagaaaagcaagaaaacatACTTATGTTTCTCCAGATTTCTActccccaaaaaaaagaaaaaaaattgcattgcACAAATATTATATCATTTTACAATCtatttctgtcatttaatgtaacaaatatttcttatttgtaAAGCTATAGTTAAACAAAGCCTGTTTAAATTGTGTAAATTGTAGGTACAACCACTTGCAATGTGGTTAGAATAAAGCAACTGTGGGATTTAACTGTGAAAAAATGCTCTACAGCCTTCTATAGTCATTCACATGGTGGCATTGTCAATATACTGTATTTCTATAGATTTCTATGCATGGTGCAGAGCTTTCGCAGAGCTCATTAGAGAAGTCATTATCTCCATCATATCACTCCCAAAAACCTCTACTCATCTTTCTCTCGGTCTATGAAAGGGACATGTGTCgtcaaaatctgttttttgtgtttattgtgtgttaaaacacacaataaacacaaaaaacacaaaaaacacaggGTCTTTTATTACTCTTTGTCAACTGAAGGCAATGGAAAAAACAATAAACGCAAAACAGAATAAGTTTCTATTTGACCAGCCACTCAcaattatttccaggttttactGCTGCCTAACTCAGTGTTACAGATAAGCTCTGTCAGTAAAGAATTACAGCTATCTAGCAGATATAATTTACCTGTGGCCTTAATGTTATTAGCTATTACATCCAAATTTGAGGTTGTGCTTTTGACTCTGCTTAAATCCGATTACATAATTTCAGATACCAACCTACAACTGCAGCAAACAATCTGAACAACTGCTCTTAGTTTTGATGCCTatacttttctttcattttcctggaaaaaaacaaattactcTAAGCCTTGCATCTCAGTGCGATCACCATCCAGAGCAGATTGCTCTTTATTCTGGCAGCATGACTAATCACAGGTTCATTGAGCTGGAGAATGAAGGGGTTTGTGATTGGATGGCAGCTTGAGTAAAGTCACTCTGGTCAAGGAAATTGActgaggttaaataaaaaaaaaggagaagttTAGTAGAAGCATTGGCCTCTTCTAACTGAGGGTCTGTCCTGGTTCTGACAGTGTGCACAGCCACAGCTGGAAATGAGTGTATGAATTGCCTGTGTGAAAAACTCACAAGTCCCCCCATATCCTGTTACTGTTTGCAGCTGCTAGTTGTGAAAACCCAAGCGGAAAGCAGCGCtgataaaaaaagaatcagcaagatcagaaaaacaaaatcagatctCTATTCAAAGTGCCAGATGGAGAGAATGACCAAACAGTGAAGCTTCTCATTGAAATGTTGATGAGATAAAATCTGCATATTTACCCTCTGTGCAGTGAATACACGACTACAGTTGTGTGACTGATCATAATAAAACTCCTGAGGTTACATTATCATAGTTAAGAGACTCAAGGGGAGGTTTGTTTTGGTGTGGGAATGGATGTGACAGGTTGCTTCATGAGTGGCTCTGAGAGGCTCACGGATGgctgcttctgctgctgttgtcttggTAACAGGTTGTTTGAGACCCATCCCGAATGCAAAGATGTCTTCTTCCTGTTCCGAGATGTGGAGGACCTGGAAAGGTTGAGGACCAACCGGGAACTCAGGGCGCACGGCCTGCGGTCAGTAGCAGACTGCTCATCTCAGCACATCAATGTATCAGCGTAATGAATGACACAATCAATAAAAGCATAGCATAGAACTGCCTGTATACGCTGGGAACAAGAGCATATTGACATCTGATTCCCCTTTGACCTGCCTACACTAAAGGATCAAAGTAtcaaatccaatccaactttatttaaaaagcactttaaaacaaaaaagttgaccaaagtgctgtacacagcTTTGGGTTTAAAAACGATTTAAATAACATActaaacagcataaaaacaataaatggacTAGCAGCAGtaacacacaataaaacaataaataataaatgaaaaataaaagaacatttaaaaacaatttaattttaaaagtcaATGATAAAAGGTACGTCCTAAGAGAGGATTTAAAAGCAGAGAGTGACATGGCCTGTCTAAGGTGCAGTGGCAGTGACTTCTAAAGTTTGGGGCCAACAACTGAAAAGGAGCAGTCCCCTCTGGATTTCAACTTAGATTTAGGGACAACTAACAAGGAGTGATCTGCCAACCTGAGAGAGCATGCAAGAGTGTAGGGCTGGTGCAGGTCGGAGAAATACTGTGGGGcgagacatttaaaaacaaataaaagaattctaaaatcaatacaaagactggaagccccgaggtcaaggtgggaaacaccttcgaaggtggtagagaattacctgacatctcggtccagaagagtgcagtcctaggaacagcaaagatactgcgcagaaccctcaagctcccaggcctctggtagaggacctgagcttggatggatgagaccgcccacggagggcgaggggacaattttttttaaattaaatattaacatcTCCTGCTGCAGGACAACATAAACGTTAAAATTTTCAGAGCTATGTTGGAAATTTCTCCTTAAATGAAAAATGGTAAATATGACCCGGTCAGAATTATAAACCTTACTCCAAAGATAATCTCAGAAATACTACCTATAGACCAGAGTTGTTTTTGTGGAGGTAAAATTATCTTCCTCAAACTCTGTTTATCTCCTGGTTCCTGTAGTGAAAAACaatgaagtaaaaataagaTCCCTTAAAACCCTGGCAACATTGTCTCTAGGGAGggacttttacattttttaattttttatagcATCAATAGTTTGGCATTAGGTAGGAATATTCAGCTGATTTCTATTTGCAAAGTTAATTAAATGTCTATCTATACACTGGACCTTTATTACTCAAAAGGCACATAATTTTCCTCATATAGAGGACTGTTGTAAAGTTTCTTATCACCTTCTACCTGAAATTCTTTGATTTAGCGCCAGTATCTTTAAAGCCTTCCCCTATCCCTGTTTTAAGTGGCCATCTTCTTGGTCAAACATGGACTGAAgagcagcagcattgtttgaAATTTACTAAATTTTCCAGAAGTCCTCAGGGAAAGTATTACCTTGGGTACAAGTGCCCTCAGTAAGAATTTATAGCAGCACCAAAAGGTAAACAACGTCCATGTTTCTGGAAGGAAAGCTCATTCATGTGGTAACTAAAGGCAATAATTGTTATCCACCTATTCAATAATGGGTTTGGACTTTTCAGGGAATTTATTGGCAAAAACAATATCACAAGCTTTATTCTTGatggtcattttgtttttttctcatattgGACATATTGCTATGTAAGACTAAAGCCATTAGATTTTGCAATCTGCAGCTTAATGCAAAATCTGTCACAGGCAGTTAAGGGTTGTATCCTAGCATGCATTATACTTATATGTGCCTCTACCCACATGACCATAAGAGTCTATTACAACATGAGGACTTGAAGGTGCAGTGGATAGCGTGGCATTAGAGAGTGCACACAGATAAAATGTTTGTCACATCCCAGCATGAACGGGCTGCTCTTAAAGTTAACTATAAGGCCAAAATGCCCTTCAGTTACACTTATGGGCATCAGCAGTGTCCACAGTCACAGCAATGCAGAAGAGAGGGTTAAACCAAGGCGTACAGTGTTTTACATTCACGTGTTAAACTGTATTCCACTGTGATGGCAGACACATTCATTACATGTCAACTTAATAAACTGGTTCTTTGCTGTGACACTGTAGTGTGAGCTAGCTTGGAGATGCACAATTTccttcttattttatcttatttaaacaAGTGTCACACACAGTTAATATCTACAAACAGAGATCTATTTATTGACAGTTGCTTGCAACTTATGGTCAAATCAATTGGACTGAGTATCTGATCCTGGCACTTTTATTCGTCTTTCAGGGTGATGTCGTTTATCGAGAAAAGTGTGGCCAGATTGGATCAGCTGGAAATACTGGAAACTCTAGCTGTGGAGCTGGGAAAAAGCCATTATCATTACAATGCCCCACCTAAGTACTACAGTGTAAGTCCCTGATGATCTcaacagcactgagatgctgtCTGTTTGTGAGGGCTGCTTTTCCTTCAATATACTTTAGATAAATGGTTACACATGTCGTTATTTACACTGAGGGACTTAAAGTGGCAGATTATATTGGACAGAACTGACACACATCTTTTCAAAATCACCATAACTCTTACTTTATTTACCTTGACTTAAAGTTATCAGTTTCTCACATTATTTCCCACAGTACGTGGGATCTGAATTCATCTGTGCTGTGCAGCCCATCCTGAAGGAGAAGTGGACCACTGAGCTGGAAGAGGCTTGGAAGGTAAAAACTACTACTCACCAATCAGAGCATCTCATTTAGGGTAATATGATCAATAATGACACAAACCTAAAAATTATGACGGTATGTTGAAATATCAAATATCCAAAAGATGAGCTAGTTTCCTAAAATGTATACTAACCATTTCAAATAACGAGTTAGTAGATTAATAACTCAGTATCCATAAATTTGAACTTAGTATCTCAAATAAATGACTTAACTCAAAATAATGACATAGCATCTCAAATTTTCAAGTTACTGTCTAAAATGTTAATCTAATGTAATAATGAACTAGAACCTAAAAATGAGGCTTTACTATGTCAGACTAAAGAGTAGCTGTATAAAAATGCTAAGTTCGTATTTTCTATGAATGTCTCAATATCTAGAAATATTTACATAGTGGATGACATAAAATGTTCGTATACAAACGTGTAAGGTCAGATACTTAAAAGAATGAGatactatttaaaataagaGTCATTGTTTCAAATCAGTTACTAGTAGTTCGTTCTAATGCACAGTTCAAAATGTAGTTCAGTCTTGCTTTTGCCAGTTTAAGACAGGTTATTTCTTCCAATTGCTGACTTATAAAAGGTCATGCATGCTTTTGTTTATTCTTGCCTTGACTACTGTAAATTATTTGTACCCAGGTATCAGTCAGGACTCCCTCTGTCACCTCCGATTAATTCAGTGCGCTGCAGCAGTATTATCACCGGTGCAAAGAAGTATGAGCACATCACCCCTGTGGTTGCTTCCACTCACAGCCTTCCTATTTGATTTCAAAATCTTACTGATATCCTTCATACATCTCAGATTTACTGGCCTATTATATATTCTATTGCTGCTAATCTGGCTGCCCTGTCCCGTTTTTCTGGGTGAGCAGTTTTGCAACTTTGTCAGGAGGTGTGCTACATACGTAATACCCTGTATTATTGTTGCTACTGTTGCTATTGTTgttatcatttttatcattatttttactgTTACAGCACAGGAGGATGCAAATACCCTTATCTGATAGTCTTTTTAACTTTCTGGTGTTATTTATTGATGTGAAATCTATCCTAGAATTTCTAGTTGATGATGTCTCAATGTGTTTTACAATTTGTTCTCtctcaaaatgattaaaacaaaatcaaatttaaacaaaatgaataaaatgaagttGATTTATAGTTTCCTCTACATAAATGAAGACCATTTCActataaattaaatgcaaaggaaaaaacTGATATCTACAACCTTATCAAAATGCAGGAAATGAAGCATTTGACAGTTACAAATTGCCTGGTGGAGAACCCTTACACCTCTGCCAACAGTGCAGCCATCACAGTTGTGCATGTCTCCTTAATGTAACATGTCAAGAGGGAAAGCAGTGTAACTTGGGCTTGACTTGTGTGAGAAATTACATCTCACTGAACCATACATGAGCGCACCCCTGAAAATGGAGCATGGCTCTGTCACATCACGTTACGTCCCTCCAAAATACCCTGAGTTTTAATTCAGAGATGCTCGAGAAGAAGTCACAATATCATTTAAAATAGATAGAGCCAATTTCAAATGATTTAGTTCCAATATGGGGTTAGTTAAAATTAAGGTTTAATTTATGCACATCTgtaatgaacatttttaagtaATGGCCTCCATTTCCCACTAGTGAGCTCAGTaaatcaacaacaaaaccacaataataaacaatatttaTCATTAATCTGTGAGAATGTCTTTTATATAATCAAAAATGATTATCTGAATATATTGCATTTAATGAGACTAGAACTGCAACACCAAAAACATTCTATCAAATCATCATACATACCGAGGAGGTCTATTAATaacattttcttgcttttttttgaagacgaggaaaataaaatgcttttagcATGCACACTTCAATGCTTGGGTAAAAGAACTAATTGCCCTCACGAACTGGAGCCCTGACCTACTTCATTCTGTGATGTTTTGTGATGCAGACCATGTTCCAGTATGTAACCAGCCTGATGAAGCAGGGATACCAGGAGGAGAGCATCCGACAGCGCCACCTCGCATCGTCCCCAAAGGACAGACTGGACAAGAGGAACACAGCGCTATGAGATTATGCGTCTCTCAAGCACAACAGACTGTTTTTACTAACGCAGcacagaaatgtgtttatgtacacTCGCtgaccactttattaggtacacctgtttaATTGCTTAACACAAAGGACTTATCAGCTAATCACATGGCAGAAACTCAATGCATTaaggcatgtagacatggtcaagatgaatTTATGAAGTTCAAACAGATCATCAGAAtggggaagaaaggggatttaagtgagcatggcatggttgttgggtGCCAGACAGGCTTGGTGAGTATTTTAATTACTGCTTCTCTTAATTTCACActcaaccatctccagggtttacaaaGAGTGGtcttaaaaagacaaaacatccAGTGAGTCGTAGATATGCCTTGCTGAGGTCAGAGAAGAGtgagcagactggttggagatgatagaaaggtaaCAGTAActtaaataagcactggttACAACCAAGGTATGAAGAATGCCTTTTCTGAACACACTACATGGCAAACATTAAAGCAGatgggcagcagcagcagaagacctgTCAGCTGAGAACAGGAAACCGAGGCTACAgtacagactcaccaaaactggactgGATAAAAAGCTGCCTGGTGTGATGAGTCTTGTTTTCCATGGCAACATTCAGATAGTAGGGGCACaaaatgaaagcatggatccatcctgctgctgctgctggtggtgtaatgaggtgggggacattttcttggcacactttgagTCTTTAAATACTAGTTGAACATCATCTGAATACCACAGCCTACCCAAGCGTTTttctgaccatgtccatccttttatGACCAGTATACTCATTTTCAGTTGGCTATATCTATTAAGAGAATGCATCTTCACAAATTTCAAATCATCTCTTAGACATTGACGATGTTCTCCAAAGTTACCAGATCTGAGTCTGatagagcatctttgggagATGCTCATCAGGGagtgtttccaacaccttgctgAATGTACAGTATggagaattaaagcagttctgaaggtaaaGGGGGTCTAAACTGGTATGAGCAAGGTGAACCTAATAAAATGTCAAGTGTACATACAGGTGCTTGTCATAAagttagaatatcatgaaaagttgatttatttcagtaattccattcaaaaggtgaaacttgtataatgtagacattcattcctcagcATGACATACatcaaaagtttattttatttttattgttacaattgaatggaattactgaaataaacttttccatgatattctaattttatgacgagcacctgtatGGTGTActctgtcttgtttttctttttcttttacactgcTCATCAGTCATCATTTGCTATTTCAGTAGAAAAATGCAGATGTTTTTAGGAAAAGTACTTTATTTCTGAACTTAAATACTGAATACCTTTTCCATGACAGGATTCAGAAGCATGAAGAGAAAATACAAAGATTTTGGCTATGATTAAACCTGCCTTGTAATtgtgataaacaaaaaaagatattaGAATTAAGGTTAATTCTTTGTATTCGTaacttaaaacattttgtgCTACTTAAATGACATCTTCTAGAAAATTAACCACATAGACTGAAGCTgttgatttaattgtttttgacCATTTAAGACAATTACATGGCAAGGGTGTGTAAAATCAAAAGGGTGCACAGCGTCTAttgaactttaaaaataaaccaaaaacaaaaatatctccAGTACTGAACAAAATCACTGTCAACACTGACTTCAGGCAAAAATGAACTGATTTGATTTAGTTTGGTGTTTAAGGGCACCCAagttaaattataaatattaaaaaaaaaaaaaaaaaatcaaacatccCTCCATATAAAAAGGTACCAACACATCATAATGCAAATGGGGACTACCAGTTAGATATAATGAAATCAGTGGGTCCTTGGATTTGGCTCTTGAGGCAGCACAGCTGTTCCAAAGCAGAAAAGTTGTCTCACTTCCTACTGTTTAAGAAATCCTCAGGTTTTCTGTTCCTTATCATCAATGACACCAGGCAGGCAGGGATGAGATGTCACCATGCAACAATGGCATAATATCTACACAGTCACCAGGTAGATGAATGGTGGTTCTGAGCTCTCCAATGAATGGGAAGAGAGCCAAGTGTGGATACAAATCACAGGCTGCCCTCTCCAATTTCATCAGATTGTACAGGACAGTTTAGGTATCCAAGGTTATCTTAAAGAGTCCATAGCTCATTGGGTggcttttgttttcttgcttttgcttttcttatcttttttcttcAGACCATCCATGTGAGCTCTAAGGAGGTTGGAGTATGCCTGAAAAGCAGAGTTTACAAATGACTAAATGATTAAAGTTCAAGCTACAAATGATCGTGTCAGTGTGTCTTTCAGGGACACCATGACATCAGCCATatacatcaacacaaaaaacataaaacaagctCAACCTACCATCTGAAACTTAATTACTTCTTTTGTGCTGACCTGaaattgtaagaaaaaaatattcagcagGATTATCTCTTGCAAAAACATTGGCAACCAATGATCAGGAATCCTTAAGATCCcaaaagtatgtgtgtgtgcagggtgGCTGTGGGGGGGTCATTAAAACACCATTAACTTACCACTGTGCTAATTTTCTTCTTGCCATCAGACGCTCTGATGAGACACTTGTTATCAGCAGGTTCAAAGGCCTCAGAGTGGCCCTTTCTAGGCACTGGTTTGGTTCTACCGTCATCTAGAAAGATAAATAATATCCCATAACAGCTTCCAGGGGAAAATATACTGTAGTACCTTCAAGTTTAGCATCATCGCTAACTTACACTTCTTTAACGTGATGACAACACTGCCCGATGTTCTGCACTTCTGGAAGAGTCGAGTGAGCTCTGTGAGAAACTGTACAACAGCGAGGATGGTGATGTTAATGCTTCTATGAAtaaattttacaaatataaacagACATGCTGATTATACTCTAAGTTTGCGTTATACATCCTAATTCTggtataaataaactgcctctATGCAGTAATGCCAATGTGGCCATTTGTTATATTTGTGAGACAAGATGTTTCCCCTTTAATACCTTCAGACAAACAACTTTTATACACTCataatagtttattttaatgtgaacaGTGACTGTTAAGAGTATAATAATGCAGAGTCCAGCCACTGCTAAACAGATTATcatcaagttttatttcttatagGTAAAATGTAGTATTTACACCCTTAGGTCTCTTCACAGACCATTTTCTGTTCAATTAGACCAGAATCTGAATCTGGACAGATGGCAGATGCAGGCCAGAAAGTTTCAATACTATGAGCAGTGGACTTAGGTTTTGACTCATGATGCATCTGGTAAAATTCACAATGAAATGTGGCCAACTGACTTGCGTAGTGTAAAAGTAAGTAAAGATCAGGGTCCAGGAAAAAACAGGTAATCACAagggaggtttttttttaactcaaaactTGCTCAATATCTCGTGGAAACAAAAAGGTCAAATGAATACTCTCCGCAAAAGCAAATGCAGCTTGATAACGTCGTGACTCTCATACAGGACAGTTCTTAATCATATATATTCCTATTTTAAAGGGAAAATTGCCAGTTTtagtggatttcttttttttaaataaagtggcTTATTTGACACGGAATACAACTTTGTTTTAGCCAAGAATAATTCTACCATATAATTTAGAATGAGATGTTAACAGGACATAGCTGGTAAGCTCAATTAAGTTAGGAAACAAACACAGTTACTTAAATCCGCTTTGAATGGATCCGCATGCCCACGTTACAGATGGCTAACAGCCCGTGTTTTACTAAAATTAAGTTAGTTTAAATATGTTAACAGCTGAAGGTCTAACGTTAAATTACAAATAACCGTGTAGTTGAAAGTACAACTTGTTTAACTAATGTTATACCTAAACTCAAAACTTGCATTGCCATTAATTAAACGTTACCCGTTGGCTAGTGATACTAGCTTATCTAACGATGGAGCTAGCAAGCTGGAGACCAAACAGCAAAACGAGACAGTTGTATTATACACTGataattaattcaaataaaatataatgttttaaactgattGTTCTTACCGAATCATTTTCAAGCAGCACCATGGCTCTTACTTCTGTTATACTGCAGTGTTAGCTCACTAGACGCAAGCTAACTGCAGTGAAGCACACGTACTACAACCCGGAGCCCCGCCCTGCCTCGTCACTATGAGGTCCCATCTGGTGTCACATCGCCGCCTACTGTCAGGGAGGGGAACAACAAACACGCTCTCTTCCAAGGCGCGTCAGTCAGGAAACCACTACAATTATGTTTTACTGCCCTCTACAGTTTGTTACtcgtgtttttttgtttttttttgtttgtttgtttgtttgtttatttattttttgggagggtttttatgtgtttttacagttttgtgtACTTTCTTATATGGACAAATACAGTGTAAATATTACACCTGtttcttaattttgtttaaGTTTCCAGATGCACCATTGTCTCTTTACCTCCCTCTTTTGCCCTAAGTTATTCTGGCACAATGGTTGAAAATGTATTCTTTCTATTTAGTCAATGCAATCACATTTATTGTCTAGGTGCATTACCAGCTAGAAGGGCACTAACTCCTGTCTCAACCTCAGGTAGGCAAATACAATATTTTCTCTTGCATTAAATGGTTTGGGCTGTTAAGACACTGTCTTATGCAAAGGAATAAGACTAATCTAAAATGATCAGACAATGTTGTGCCAGAATGTAGATGTGGTAGTAATGATACATGAAGAGTCACATGACACAGAAAGCACATATTTTTGTTCAGTTCTACAGTCTGACATAGTGACAAGGCTTGTTCTGCACCCACAGGATCTGggcaccttgcagtcattgaatTGACAATGGACTCCACTGTATACAAAAGTATTCTAGATTTAAATGTGAGTCCATCTATCAGACAACTAAAATTTGACCAATATTGGGTCATACAAAAAGAAACTGATCCCAGACTCTGCagcaaatcaataaaaaagtgacttggtgggaaaaaaaagttaaaccaaACCTCAGTGGGCTGAAACAACACTGTAAAGAAGAGTGtaccaaaattcctccacaatgacATGGGAGGCTGACAACATCATACAAAAAGCAATAACTTAAATCCGTTGTTGCTGAAAGGGGTTATATAAGCCAATAAATCATGTGTTCTTAGTTCTTTACAccctgcttctgcattttggtttaGTTATTTTTAGATAGTGACATTTCATTTAGTGTCTTGTTTATTTGAAGTTGTATTTACCCAATTTCAAGACCAAAtcattaattaatataattaatattaaattaaagagtgtgtcctttctttttcacatataTATCTGGCTGATGAATATGAATGTAGTTGGGACTACCCTTTGCCATTTTTTATTTGGACTTATTTTAGAGAAAgccacatttctttaaaaaaggaaaataaaagataaatattcCACATGGTGCATTTTTGAAAAATCACGTGCTTTATTTTCCTGGAACTTCTGTTTAAAGAAAGTgctaaaataatcatttaaaaacgTAAGTCTGTGGTTGTAGTGCAGACTAAGTAGAGGCCACAATGATCTCATTCATACAGGTGCAGCTGTGATTATAACTCTAAGCCTAAAGCTGTGATGCAGAAGTTGCACAGGTGAAGTTAGTCAGTTATTTTGGCTAAAACCCGTGAGTGAGTGATATGTTGTTCCTCATACTCCTTGCTTCTGTCTTATCTGTACCAGGGTCAAATCCAGATATTATTGTCTGGATTTATAATGgttaataaatggaaataatggAAATATTAGTTTAGTAGTTACTAATTtgaaatacatttattaattttaaagtaaattatatAGTATTTTTCCACAAAATTCATACTACACAATCATTACATCTAGAAAAAAATATCAGTAAAGCATTTCAATTACAGAagtttaaagaaatattatgcCAGACAATAGAGCATATAATAGAGCCGAGCATTAATTAAGAAAATAGCATTTATTACttattgtaaaaaatatattattagaCACAGATATGTTTGAAATGCAGTTTTgataataaaacagatttatttctaaCTCTTTTATTAAAGCTTCAGTCATCTTGATAGTGCACAGTCTGGGTTGTGTCCGAGGTTAGCCAGATTCACAGCGAACTCTGACGTCCAGTCTCTGTCAAAGACCTCCTTCAACTGACTATGCAGGGTCTTAGTCCCCCAAGCAGGGTGAGAAGTGTGCTGGGAAACCACCAGACTCACACCAGCTGTGGTCAGAAAGTAGTCCCCTGACCAGTTGGAGGTACCTGGGTTGCAAAACAGCATTATGTGGTCAATGATTAACAAAGTTTAAACTCACAAAGCACAATGATGCACAAGAATCAATATACTTATATTTCAAAATCAACAATAAATACTAAAAGGAAAACTCACCAATGTAGGCTACTTTATCAGTAACCATATATTTATTATGGTTGACTCTGGAAAATGGAATATTGGACTGATTTCCCACAGGGATGATGTAGAGTTTCTAAAAAATGGATGACATGTAAGAAAATTTAATGACAGATTCTCTgtggatgcatttttttctccatataGTGACTTACTATTTGGATGTCGATATTATGATGAGGAGAAGCGATTGAGGCCAAAGACAGAAGAAAAGGAAGCATGGCTGGATCTGAGTCTCGCCCACAGCTGATTAACATCCTGATCTTGACCATCTTCTCGAATGCAGCCGTCCTTATGGCATCATCAATGAAAGGCCAGTATCTGTAAATATACCAGAATAAGGAATTGAACTAAAGAGCTGCAATGTAGatggaaatggaaatggaaatatAAGA comes from Melanotaenia boesemani isolate fMelBoe1 chromosome 20, fMelBoe1.pri, whole genome shotgun sequence and encodes:
- the xgb gene encoding x globin isoform X1 — encoded protein: MGCAISGLAAKSEFAERSRDEAAAAHPSEEQIQMIKDSWKVIRDDIAKVGIIMFVRLFETHPECKDVFFLFRDVEDLERLRTNRELRAHGLRVMSFIEKSVARLDQLEILETLAVELGKSHYHYNAPPKYYSYVGSEFICAVQPILKEKWTTELEEAWKTMFQYVTSLMKQGYQEESIRQRHLASSPKDRLDKRNTAL
- the xgb gene encoding x globin isoform X2 → MGCAISGLAAKSEFAERSRDEAAAAHPSEEQIQMIKDSWKVIRDDIAKVGIIMFVRVMSFIEKSVARLDQLEILETLAVELGKSHYHYNAPPKYYSYVGSEFICAVQPILKEKWTTELEEAWKTMFQYVTSLMKQGYQEESIRQRHLASSPKDRLDKRNTAL
- the srp14 gene encoding signal recognition particle 14 kDa protein yields the protein MVLLENDSFLTELTRLFQKCRTSGSVVITLKKYDGRTKPVPRKGHSEAFEPADNKCLIRASDGKKKISTVVSTKEVIKFQMAYSNLLRAHMDGLKKKDKKSKSKKTKATQ